In the genome of Calliopsis andreniformis isolate RMS-2024a chromosome 10, iyCalAndr_principal, whole genome shotgun sequence, one region contains:
- the Top1 gene encoding DNA topoisomerase 1 gives MDIEQPATQPNSETERKPKENSNATGNHSDTHINGMSNGYDKKREHKSEHRDKEKDRSHKSDHKDKERSKEKDRNHKSEHRDKEKDRHKHSSSSVKEKDKHDSSSSNKDKEKDKKSSSSSSKDKEHKSSSSSKDKEKDKSKDRDHHHKSSSSSSSKDKDRHHSSSKDKESSSKEKDRDKNKDRDKDKHKHSLSSSSRDKDKDKSISKDKEKEKKHSSDRDKERHSTSHTNDKEKHRSSEKDKDKHSLSSKDKHRHDKDRHRHDKEKSKHKEDKDKKDKEKEEVKVKEEMMAEKPNHIEKEEFHCNADQMVKHEIKEEPVSQIEPEDDDDSGGEQPLYIKEEEDEEEPANEEDASMDSTDGNDTRLSDLHNTTLKTEDESDEDVPLSSRSMGPTSVKRSIESEEEDDVPLSARKKPKKSETKTKKKKRKHEDDDDEEMEQKPKKKGARASKGENSSPRKKKQEEEQEVWKWWEEEKKNDGTKWTFLEHKGPVFAAPYEPLPPDVKFYYNGKEMKLSQDAEEVATFYARMLDHDYTTKPAFNSNFFHDWREVMTESERAKIVDLSKCNFKEMHAYFLQKSEERKAMTKEEKQKIKETNEAIQKEYGFCVIDGHKERIGNFKIEPPGLFRGRGEHPKMGKLKRRVMPEDILINCSKDSNIPKPPPGHKWKQVRHDPNVTWLASWTENIQGQVKYVMLNPSSKLKGEKDWQKYETARKLAQLIDKIRAEYREDWKSKEMRIRQRAVALYFIDKLALRAGNEKDEDQADTVGCCSLRVEHISLHEQKDGREYVVVFDFLGKDSIRYYNEVPVEKRVFKNLQLFMENKSPGDDLFDRLNTTVMNKHLNELMEGLTAKVFRTYNASWTLQQQLNELTNPDDTEAEKILSYNRANRAVAILCNHQRSVPKTHAKSMENLKAKIEAKKEAIADAELAVKDAKRDAKHGSVKEKVVYEKKKKTLDRLKEQLTKLEVQATDKEENKEIALGTSKLNYLDPRITVAWCKKHNVPIEKIYNKTQRDKFRWAIDMAGPDYVF, from the exons ATACTCACATAAATGGTATGTCCAATGGGTATGACAAAAAAAGGGAACACAAATCTGAGCACAGGGATAAAGAGAAAGACCGATCTCATAAGTCAGATCATAAGGACAAAGAGAGAAGCAAGGAGAAGGATAGGAATCATAAGAGTGAGCACAGAGATAAAGAGAAAgatagacataaacatagctCCAGCTCTGTCAAAGAGAAGGATAAACATGACAGCAGTAGCAGCAACAAAGACaaggaaaaagataaaaaaagcAGCTCCTCATCGAGTAAGGATAAAGAACATAAAAGTAGTTCCTCGAGTAAGGATAAAGAGAAGGATAAAAGCAAGGACAGAGACCATCATCACAAGTCTAGTTCAAGCTCCAGTTCGAAAGATAAGGACAG GCACCACAGTAGTTCCAAGGATAAAGAAAGCTCAAGTAAAGAGAAAGACAGAGATAAAAACAAGGATAGGGATAAGGATAAACACAAACACAGTTTGAGTTCAAGTTCTCGGGACAAAGATAAAGATAAAAGTATATCAAAAGataaagaaaaagagaagaaacaTTCATCTGATAGGGATAAGGAGAGACATTCCACCTCCCATACAAATGACAAAGAAAAGCACCGCTCTTCCGAAAAAGACAAGGACAAGCACAGTTTATCGAGCAAAGATAAACATCGTCATGATAAAGATCGTCATCGTCACGACAAAGAAAAAT CAAAACATAAGGAAGATAAAGATAAGAAGGACAAAGAGAAAGAAGAGGTAAAGGTAAAGGAAGAGATGATGGCTGAGAAACCAAATCACATAGAAAAAGAAGAGTTTCATTGCAATGCTGATCAGAtggtgaagcatgaaataaaagag GAACCTGTTTCGCAAATAGAGCCAGAAGATGACGACGACAGTGGTGGAGAGCAGCCATTATATattaaagaagaagaagacgaagaagagCCTGCAAATGAAGAAGATGCTAGCATGGATTCAACTGATGGAAATGACACAAGACTTTCAGATCTTCATAACACAACTCTTAAAACTGAGGACGAATCAGATGAAGATGTGCCCCTT AGTTCAAGATCTATGGGCCCCACAAGTGTTAAGAGAAGTATAGAGTCAGAAGAAGAAGACGACGTTCCACTTTCTGCACGCAAGAAACCTAAGAAAAGCGAAACTAAAACGAAGAAGAAAAAGCGAAAGCATGAAGACGACGACGATGAAGAAATGGAACAA AAGCCAAAGAAGAAAGGTGCAAGAGCATCGAAGGGAGAAAACTCAAGTCCGAGGAAGAAAAAGCAAGAAGAAGAACAGGAAGTCTGGAAGTG gtgggaagaagaaaagaagaatgaTGGAACAAAGTGGACATTCTTGGAGCATAAAGGACCAGTATTTGCAGCCCCATATGAACCACTTCCCCCTGACGTAAAGTTTTATTACAATGGCAAAGAAATGAAATTAAGTCAAGATGCAGAGGAAGTTGCAACCTTTTATGCACGCATGTTAGATCACGATTATACTACAAAACCTGCATTTAATTCAAATTTCTTCCATGACTGGAGAGAAGTAATGACTGAATCAGAGAGAGCTAAAATAGTTGATTTATCAAAGTGCAATTTCAAAGAGATGCATGCCTACTTTCTCCAAAAGAGCGAGGAGCGAAAAGCTATGACAAAAGAAGAAaagcagaaaataaaagaaactaACGAAGCGATTCAAAAAGAATATGGTTTCTGCGTGATTGATGGGCATAAGGAGAGAATAGGTAATTTCAAAATTGAACCTCCTGGTTTGTTCAGAGGTCGTGGTGAACATCCTAAAATGGGTAAATTGAAGAGGAGAGTCATGCCTGAGGACATTCTTATCAATTGTTCCAAAGACTCCAATATACCAAAGCCACCACCAGGTCACAAATGGAAACAAGTACGGCATGATCCTAATGTTACTTGGCTTGCTTCTTGGACAGAGAATATTCAAGGACAAGTAAAATATGTTATGCTCAATCCATCGAGTAAGCTTAAAGGTGAAAAGGATTGGCAAAAATATGAGACTGCTAGGAAATTAGCACAATTGATAGATAAAATTCGTGCTGAGTATAGGGAAGATTGGAAAAGTAAAGAAATGCGTATTAGACAGAGAGCTGTCGCTTTATACTTTATAGATAAATTAGCACTCAGAGCTGGTAACGAAAAAGACGAGGATCAAGCAGATACTGTAGGTTGCTGTTCCTTGCGAGTGGAACATATTTCATTGCACGAACAAAAAGATGGAAGGGAATATGTAGTTGTATTTGATTTCTTAG GTAAAGATTCTATAAGATATTATAATGAAGTGCCAGTAGAAAAACGAGTATTTAAgaatttgcaattgttcatggaAAATAAATCTCCTGGTGATGATCTATTTGATCGTCTCAATACGACGGTCATGAATAAACATTTGAATGAACTGATGGAAGGTCTTACTGCTAAAGTATTCAGAACATATAACGCGTCATGGACGCTGCAGCAACAATTAAATGAATTAACAAATCCTGACGATACGGAAGCAGAAAAGATTTTGTCATATAATAGAGCAAATCGAGCAGTTGCAATACTTTGTAATCACCAACGTTCAGTGCCTAAAACACATGCAaaatcgatggaaaatcttaaaGCAAAGATAGAAGCTAAGAAAGAAGCCATAGCTGACGCAGAACTTGCTGTGAAAGATGCCAAGCGTGATGCGAAACACGGGTCTGTCAAGGAAAAAGT TGTGTacgagaagaagaaaaagactCTTGATAGATTAAAGGAACAATTGACGAAGCTGGAGGTGCAAGCGACAGATAAGGAAGAAAACAAAGAAATTGCATTGGGTACTTCCAAGCTGAACTATCTGGACCCTAGGATCACTGTTGCATG GTGTAAAAAACATAATGTCCCTATTGAAAAAATTTACAATAAAACCCAAAGGGACAAATTCAGATGGGCAATAGATATGGCAGGACCTGACTATGTCTTTTAA